A part of Streptomyces sp. NBC_01497 genomic DNA contains:
- a CDS encoding AAA family ATPase produces the protein MTGLLGAVRDTDPGAAAARATEAILRDTLHGTHRGVVVDSPPGAGKSTLVVRAALELAAAGRPLMVVAQTNAQVDDLVLRLGEKDPELPVGRLHSSDADPYDPALDALENVRKSSRAADLAGLDVVVSTAAKWAHVQGVEPWGHAIVDEAYQMRSDALLAVAGLFERALFVGDPGQLDPFSVVGAEQWAGLSYDPSASAVSTLLAHNPHLPQHRLPVSWRLPASAAPLVSRAFYPYTPFRSGTDHGDRLLAFGVASDGSGTDKVLDEAAASGWGLLELPARRTPRTDPEAVRALAGVVRRLLERGCVATSERADGPVPVTADRVAVGTAHRDQAAAVRAALAELGVRGVAVDTANRLQGREFDVTVVLHPLSGRPDATAFHLETGRLCVLASRHRHACVVVCRAGVEDLLDDHPSTEPVQLGVSVKFPDGWEANHAVLAHLREHRVIA, from the coding sequence GTGACGGGGCTCCTCGGCGCCGTCCGGGACACGGACCCGGGCGCGGCGGCGGCGCGGGCCACCGAGGCCATCCTGCGCGACACCCTGCACGGCACGCACCGCGGTGTGGTGGTGGACTCCCCGCCCGGCGCGGGCAAGTCGACACTCGTCGTGCGCGCGGCCCTTGAACTCGCCGCCGCGGGGCGGCCGCTGATGGTGGTCGCGCAGACCAACGCCCAGGTGGACGACCTGGTTCTGCGACTCGGCGAGAAGGACCCCGAACTGCCCGTCGGGCGGCTGCACAGCAGCGACGCGGACCCTTACGACCCGGCGCTCGACGCCCTGGAGAACGTGCGCAAGTCGTCCAGGGCGGCCGACCTCGCCGGCCTCGACGTCGTGGTCTCGACCGCCGCGAAATGGGCTCACGTCCAGGGCGTGGAGCCGTGGGGGCACGCCATCGTGGACGAGGCGTACCAGATGCGGTCCGACGCGCTGCTCGCCGTCGCCGGGCTGTTCGAGCGGGCGCTGTTCGTCGGCGACCCCGGCCAGCTCGACCCGTTCAGCGTCGTGGGGGCCGAGCAGTGGGCGGGCCTCTCGTACGACCCGTCGGCGAGTGCCGTCTCCACGCTGCTCGCGCACAATCCGCATCTGCCGCAGCACCGCCTGCCGGTGTCGTGGCGGCTGCCCGCCTCGGCGGCGCCGCTGGTGTCCCGCGCGTTCTACCCGTACACCCCGTTTCGCAGCGGTACGGACCACGGTGACCGGCTGCTCGCCTTCGGCGTCGCGTCCGACGGCTCCGGCACGGATAAGGTGCTGGACGAGGCCGCCGCATCCGGCTGGGGCCTGCTGGAACTCCCCGCGCGGCGCACCCCGCGCACCGACCCGGAAGCGGTGCGCGCCCTCGCCGGGGTCGTCCGCAGGCTGCTGGAGCGGGGCTGCGTCGCGACGAGCGAGCGCGCGGACGGGCCGGTGCCGGTGACGGCCGACCGGGTCGCCGTGGGCACGGCCCATCGCGACCAGGCGGCGGCGGTCCGCGCGGCGCTCGCGGAACTCGGCGTGCGCGGCGTCGCGGTGGACACCGCGAACCGTCTCCAGGGACGCGAGTTCGACGTCACGGTGGTGCTGCACCCGCTCTCCGGGCGGCCGGACGCCACGGCCTTCCACCTGGAGACCGGCCGTCTGTGCGTCCTCGCGTCCCGGCACCGGCACGCGTGCGTGGTGGTCTGCAGGGCGGGCGTCGAGGACCTGCTGGACGACCATCCCTCGACCGAACCCGTCCAGTTGGGTGTGAGCGTGAAGTTCCCGGACGGCTGGGAGGCCAACCACGCGGTACTGGCCCATCTGCGCGAACACCGGGTGATCGCGTGA
- a CDS encoding spermidine synthase, producing the protein MPDRERPGATTLLLDGAPQSHVDLADPGHLDFPYQRRLGHAVDLLAPERQPLRVLHLGGGAFTLARYVAATRPRSTQQVIEADGALVEFVRAHLPLDPAARVRVRTADAREGLAKVHDGWADLVIADVFAGARTPAHLTSAEFLAEVRRVLAPGGWYAANVADGPPLAYLRGQIATVASAFGRLALAADPAVLRGRRFGNAVLLAADGDLPVAELTRRVATDPHPGRVEHGRGLADFTGGAAVVRDTDARPSPVPPPGTFD; encoded by the coding sequence GTGCCGGACCGGGAGCGCCCCGGCGCCACGACGCTGCTGCTCGACGGGGCGCCGCAGTCGCACGTCGACCTCGCGGACCCGGGCCACCTCGACTTCCCCTATCAGCGCAGACTCGGCCACGCCGTGGACCTGTTGGCTCCTGAACGGCAGCCGCTGCGCGTGCTGCACCTCGGCGGGGGCGCCTTCACCCTGGCCCGCTACGTCGCCGCGACCAGGCCCCGTTCGACGCAGCAGGTGATCGAGGCGGACGGCGCGCTCGTCGAGTTCGTCCGCGCGCACCTCCCGCTCGACCCCGCCGCGCGCGTACGGGTGCGTACGGCCGACGCGCGCGAGGGGCTCGCCAAGGTGCACGACGGTTGGGCGGACCTGGTCATCGCGGACGTCTTCGCGGGGGCCCGCACCCCCGCTCACCTCACCAGCGCCGAATTCCTCGCGGAGGTACGGCGGGTGCTCGCACCGGGCGGGTGGTACGCGGCGAACGTGGCCGACGGTCCGCCCCTGGCCTACCTGCGCGGCCAGATCGCCACCGTCGCCTCGGCGTTCGGGCGGCTCGCGCTCGCCGCCGACCCGGCGGTGCTGCGCGGGCGGCGTTTCGGCAACGCCGTACTGCTCGCGGCCGACGGCGACCTGCCGGTCGCGGAACTGACCCGGCGCGTGGCGACCGACCCGCACCCGGGACGCGTCGAACACGGGCGCGGGCTGGCGGACTTCACCGGCGGAGCCGCCGTCGTACGGGACACGGACGCCCGGCCCTCGCCGGTACCCCCGCCCGGCACCTTCGACTGA
- a CDS encoding response regulator transcription factor, which produces MARVLVVEDDQFVRSALIRHLTEATHTVRSVGTALEALREVAHFPFDVVILDLGLPDLDGSEALKMLRGITEVPVIIATARDDETEIVRLLNAGADDYLTKPFSVDVLSARMAAVLRRSRLGPADGEAGHLIEVGGLAIDPLRRHATLDGLELDLTRREFDLLTFLAGRPGVVVARKELLAEVWQQSYGDDQTIDVHLSWLRRKLGETAARPRYLHTLRGVGVKLEPPRAGAAAR; this is translated from the coding sequence ATGGCACGAGTGCTCGTGGTCGAGGATGACCAGTTTGTGCGATCCGCACTGATCCGGCATCTGACCGAGGCGACCCACACCGTACGCAGCGTGGGCACCGCGCTCGAAGCCCTGCGCGAAGTCGCGCATTTCCCCTTCGACGTGGTGATCCTGGACCTCGGTCTGCCCGACCTGGACGGGTCCGAGGCGCTGAAGATGCTGCGCGGGATCACGGAGGTACCGGTGATCATCGCGACCGCCCGCGACGACGAAACCGAGATCGTCCGGCTGCTGAACGCGGGCGCCGACGACTACCTCACGAAGCCCTTCTCCGTGGACGTGCTGTCCGCGCGCATGGCGGCCGTGCTGCGCCGCTCGCGCCTCGGCCCGGCGGACGGGGAGGCGGGACACCTCATCGAGGTGGGCGGGCTCGCCATCGATCCGCTGCGCCGGCACGCCACCCTGGACGGTCTGGAACTCGACCTGACCCGAAGGGAGTTCGATCTGCTGACGTTCCTCGCGGGTCGCCCGGGAGTGGTCGTCGCGCGCAAGGAGCTGCTCGCCGAGGTGTGGCAGCAGTCCTACGGTGACGACCAGACGATCGACGTGCACCTGTCCTGGCTGCGCCGCAAACTCGGCGAGACGGCCGCGCGCCCGCGCTATCTGCACACCCTGCGGGGGGTCGGCGTGAAGCTGGAGCCACCGCGCGCGGGGGCCGCCGCACGATGA